A section of the Acropora muricata isolate sample 2 chromosome 4, ASM3666990v1, whole genome shotgun sequence genome encodes:
- the LOC136915361 gene encoding adenosine receptor A2b-like, with translation MSSFSNESVSSFCGPSSTLYYNATRDFSKPVYIFACGINTIISISSTLGNILVLCAIRNCESLHSPSKALLFSLAMTDLFVGIAALPLFIAHHLTIILEMLNYYCVIAVTYVTLSRFLSSVSLVTIVTISVERYMAFRLRLRYRAVVTLKRVVSILVSEWIAAALWSSLRLYSDTAGAISGAVSVLGCCIVAPACYFVIRRGIRGHVTQIRQRQNDGCTAITNNFDLPQYRETLRNMMWISGLLVACYMPYLSALFATLILGRTNSTRFAVNFSTIAVYLNSSLNPLLYCWRIKDLRVRVLEECQRTCNCLFHLIRSPTQNEISGNITASIPRPFQQQGPGKEDV, from the coding sequence ATGTCGTCATTTTCAAATGAATCAGTTTCATCATTTTGCGGTCCTAGCAGCACTTTGTACTACAACGCAACCCGGGACTTCTCAAAACCAGTCTATATCTTTGCCTGTGGTATCAACACGATTATTTCCATTTCAtcaactctgggtaacatactGGTTCTTTGTGCCATTCGAAATTGCGAATCTCTGCATTCACCGTCGAAAGCTCTTCTTTTCAGTTTGGCAATGACAGATCTATTTGTTGGGATTGCAGCTCTTCCCCTCTTCATAGCTCATCACTTGACAATCATTTTggaaatgttaaattattacTGTGTGATAGCTGTGACCTATGTGACGCTATCAAGGTTTCTTTCCTCTGTATCGTTAGTTACTATCGTCACAATATCTGTCGAAAGATATATGGCGTTTCGCCTTCGATTGAGGTACCGTGCAGTTGTAACACTTAAACGTGTTGTTTCCATCTTGGTCTCGGAGTGGATAGCTGCCGCTCTATGGTCTAGCTTGCGATTATATAGCGACACAGCTGGCGCGATTTCTGGCGCGGTATCTGTGCTCGGTTGCTGTATAGTAGCACCTGCATGTTACTTCGTCATTCGTCGAGGTATTCGAGGTCATGTTACACAAATACGGCAACGGCAAAATGATGGATGCACCGCAATCACAAACAACTTCGATTTACCACAATACAGGGAAACTCTTCGCAACATGATGTGGATATCGGGACTTCTCGTCGCTTGCTACATGCCGTACCTATCGGCACTGTTTGCAACCCTAATCCTTGGGCGAACAAACTCCACTCGCTTTGCAGTGAATTTCAGTACCATCGCGGTTTATTTGAATTCTTCATTAAATCCACTTCTTTATTGCTGGAGAATCAAAGATTTAAGAGTTAGAGTTTTGGAAGAATGTCAAAGAACTTGTAACTGTCTGTTTCATTTGATTAGATCCCCAACCCAGAACGAAATATCTGGCAACATTACAGCCTCAATTCCAAGACCTTTCCAACAGCAAGGTCCGGGGAAAGAAGATGTCTGA